The Cyanobacteria bacterium GSL.Bin1 genome has a window encoding:
- the metE gene encoding 5-methyltetrahydropteroyltriglutamate--homocysteine S-methyltransferase, with protein MSKGNKTTIKTHSLGYPRIGAKRELKKATEAYWKGDLPLSELLATGKTLRETNWKKQQAAGIDLIPVNDFSFYDQVLDMSCLLGNVPPRFQWQGGQTDINTAFTIARGTQGGASLVEDEKDCQTGKVSTFASEMTKWFDTNYHFIVPEFRADTTFSLSNTKVFDEFAEAKALGINPKPVLVGPVTYLSLGKVQDSKNPDFEPLTLLDNLVSVYEEIIGKLAASGAEWIQLDEPIVSTDLSDRQRDALKAAYDGLSKAKGSAKLLVTTYFGGVRDNLDDYLALPVDALHFDFVRGSEDLDTVLATFPQNKILSAGIVEGRNIWKNDYDASLNVLQKAKAAVGADRLWVAPSCSLLHSPVTLQNERKLDDELKNWLAFADEKLTEVTELRQLLDEVGSAEALEANRAAAASRKSSKRIHNDAVQKRLAEVKPSDFDRASVFAERQPKQRAKLNLPEFPTTTIGSFPQTKEVRQARAQWKKGKLSDADYDKFLKEEIAKCVAFQDEIGVDMPVHGEFERNDMVEYFGENLEGFAFTSNGWVQSFGTRYVKPPIVFGDVSRSKPMTVYWSEYAQSLTDRPMKGMLTGPVTILQWSFVRDDQPRSVTAHQIALAIRDEVVDLESAGIAAIQIDEPAFREGLPLRRSEWDHYLDWAVKGFHLSACGVKDDTQIHTHMCYSEFNDIIDSIAALDADVITIETSRSNMELLDAFVDFKYPNEIGPGVYDIHSPRIPATDEMSNLMSKAEAVILRKNLWVNPDCGLKTRQWSEVKPSLTNMVETAVKLRATASK; from the coding sequence ATGAGTAAAGGTAATAAGACCACAATCAAAACACATTCGCTGGGATACCCTCGCATCGGAGCCAAGCGTGAATTGAAAAAGGCGACGGAAGCCTACTGGAAAGGCGACCTGCCTCTTTCCGAGCTGCTCGCTACAGGGAAGACTTTGCGTGAAACCAACTGGAAGAAGCAACAGGCTGCCGGCATCGATCTCATCCCGGTCAACGACTTCTCCTTTTACGACCAAGTGCTCGACATGAGCTGCCTGCTTGGCAATGTGCCGCCGCGCTTCCAATGGCAAGGCGGGCAGACGGATATTAACACCGCTTTCACCATCGCTCGTGGTACCCAGGGCGGTGCTTCTTTGGTTGAAGACGAGAAGGACTGCCAAACGGGCAAGGTTTCCACGTTCGCCAGTGAGATGACAAAATGGTTCGACACGAACTACCACTTCATTGTGCCTGAGTTTCGGGCGGACACAACGTTTTCTCTTAGCAATACCAAAGTCTTCGATGAATTTGCGGAAGCCAAGGCGCTGGGGATTAACCCGAAGCCGGTGCTTGTCGGCCCCGTAACTTATCTCTCCCTAGGCAAGGTGCAGGATTCTAAAAACCCGGACTTTGAGCCGTTGACCCTCCTCGATAACCTTGTCTCCGTCTATGAAGAGATTATCGGTAAGCTTGCAGCCTCAGGGGCGGAGTGGATACAGCTTGACGAACCGATTGTTTCCACCGATCTGAGCGATCGCCAGCGTGATGCTTTGAAGGCGGCATATGATGGCCTCTCCAAGGCCAAAGGCTCAGCGAAGTTGCTCGTCACCACCTATTTCGGTGGCGTGAGAGATAATCTTGACGACTACCTGGCGCTGCCCGTTGATGCCTTGCACTTTGACTTCGTGCGGGGTTCGGAAGATCTCGACACTGTTCTGGCAACCTTCCCACAAAACAAAATTCTCTCTGCAGGCATCGTCGAAGGCCGCAATATCTGGAAAAATGATTACGATGCTTCACTAAACGTTTTGCAGAAGGCCAAGGCCGCTGTTGGTGCGGATCGGCTCTGGGTCGCACCTAGCTGCTCACTTCTGCATTCGCCCGTTACCCTGCAAAACGAACGAAAGCTCGATGACGAGCTAAAAAATTGGCTGGCTTTTGCCGACGAAAAACTCACGGAAGTCACCGAACTCCGGCAGCTTCTCGATGAGGTTGGCAGTGCGGAGGCCCTTGAAGCCAACCGTGCCGCCGCTGCATCCCGGAAGTCCAGCAAGCGTATCCACAATGATGCCGTGCAAAAGCGCCTTGCTGAAGTTAAGCCCAGCGATTTCGATCGCGCCTCGGTCTTTGCCGAACGCCAACCCAAGCAGCGAGCCAAGCTGAATCTGCCAGAATTCCCGACCACAACCATCGGCTCGTTCCCGCAGACCAAAGAAGTACGCCAAGCACGCGCCCAGTGGAAAAAAGGGAAGCTCAGCGATGCGGACTATGACAAGTTCCTGAAGGAAGAAATTGCCAAATGCGTTGCTTTCCAGGACGAGATCGGAGTCGATATGCCCGTTCACGGCGAGTTCGAGCGCAATGACATGGTGGAATACTTTGGCGAAAATCTCGAAGGCTTTGCCTTTACCAGCAACGGCTGGGTGCAGAGCTTTGGTACTCGCTACGTGAAGCCGCCGATTGTTTTTGGCGATGTCAGCCGTTCCAAGCCCATGACGGTTTACTGGTCTGAGTATGCCCAATCCCTGACCGATCGCCCGATGAAGGGGATGCTCACCGGCCCAGTTACGATCCTCCAGTGGAGCTTCGTGCGCGACGACCAGCCGCGCTCTGTCACCGCCCATCAGATCGCCCTGGCCATTCGCGATGAAGTAGTGGACCTCGAATCCGCCGGAATCGCCGCCATCCAGATCGATGAACCAGCCTTCCGCGAAGGTCTGCCCCTACGCCGGAGCGAGTGGGATCACTATCTCGACTGGGCGGTGAAGGGTTTTCACCTCAGTGCCTGTGGCGTGAAGGATGATACCCAGATCCACACTCACATGTGCTACTCCGAGTTCAACGACATTATTGACTCCATCGCCGCTCTGGATGCCGATGTCATCACGATTGAAACCTCGCGCTCAAATATGGAGTTGCTCGATGCCTTTGTGGACTTCAAGTATCCCAATGAGATTGGTCCAGGGGTCTATGATATCCACTCACCACGGATCCCTGCCACCGATGAAATGAGTAACCTCATGTCAAAAGCGGAAGCCGTGATCCTCCGTAAGAACCTCTGGGTCAACCCAGATTGTGGCCTCAAGACCCGTCAATGGTCGGAAGTGAAGCCTTCGCTCACCAACATGGTCGAGACCGCAGTAAAACTTCGTGCTACGGCCTCCAAATAG
- a CDS encoding LysR family transcriptional regulator encodes MTFLERSHLEIIRAVELHGTMTAAANALHLTQSALSHSMGKLEDQMGVKLWHRKGRSLRPTEAGKYLLTTANRLIPQFVHTEERLGQFARGERGTLRIGMECYPCYQWLQKIIAPYLRAWPLVDFEVKQEFQFGAIGALFAHEIDMLVTPDPLRKNLLHFEPVFNYEQVLVVPSDHPLKDKAHVIPRQLGEEVLFTYPVSQDRLDIYTRFLTPAGRTVRKQKVVESTDMMFQMVACGRGVAALPRWLVEEFSEKYPVCAVRLGPNGVQKQIFLGVRRSDLEVDYLNAFIELARNYSEPPSIDPDC; translated from the coding sequence ATGACATTTCTCGAACGCAGCCACTTAGAGATCATCCGCGCAGTTGAACTGCATGGGACTATGACCGCCGCCGCAAATGCGCTACACCTGACACAATCAGCACTGAGCCACAGCATGGGTAAGCTGGAAGATCAGATGGGGGTGAAGCTTTGGCATCGGAAAGGACGCAGCCTTCGCCCCACCGAGGCGGGGAAGTATTTGCTGACCACTGCCAACCGCCTGATTCCCCAGTTCGTCCACACAGAAGAACGATTAGGACAGTTCGCTCGTGGTGAGCGGGGAACATTACGAATTGGTATGGAGTGCTACCCCTGCTATCAGTGGCTACAGAAAATCATCGCCCCCTACTTGCGCGCCTGGCCGTTGGTGGATTTTGAGGTCAAACAGGAGTTCCAATTTGGCGCAATTGGTGCGCTCTTCGCCCATGAGATTGATATGCTGGTAACACCCGATCCGCTGCGAAAAAATTTATTGCACTTTGAGCCGGTCTTTAACTACGAGCAGGTTCTAGTAGTTCCTTCAGATCACCCGCTTAAAGACAAGGCTCACGTCATCCCCAGGCAGCTTGGCGAGGAAGTGCTTTTCACCTATCCAGTTTCCCAAGATCGCCTTGATATCTACACCCGCTTCCTCACTCCGGCAGGCAGGACGGTCAGAAAGCAGAAAGTGGTCGAGAGCACGGACATGATGTTTCAAATGGTCGCCTGCGGACGCGGGGTGGCGGCTCTGCCACGATGGCTAGTCGAGGAATTCTCTGAAAAATATCCTGTGTGTGCGGTGCGACTGGGTCCCAACGGTGTCCAAAAGCAAATCTTCTTGGGCGTCCGTCGAAGCGATCTCGAAGTTGATTATCTCAATGCATTTATTGAACTGGCTCGTAACTACAGTGAGCCTCCTTCAATAGATCCAGATTGTTGA
- a CDS encoding GTP-binding protein — MNSTTKEPLIPKRGLPVTIITGFLGSGKTTLLNHILSNNQDLKVAVLVNEFGDINIDSHLLISIDEDMVELSNGCICCTINDGLVEAVYRVLERSDRVDYLIIETTGVADPLPIILTFLGTELRDLTRLDSVITLVDADAFTPEHFDSEAAFKQITYADITILNKTDLASSEHIQTLESYICSVKEGARILHSQNAEVPLPFILDVGYNDPNNYGHLVEEEIEETEHEHHQKHQHEHHHHHSSHLDNDGFVSISFTSDRPFYVEKLEEFLQENLSKDVFRAKGILWFHESDLCHIFQLSGPRFDIQGEPWRTTPKNELIFIGRNLNADEIRQHLSECLVSSLVLQ; from the coding sequence ATGAATAGCACAACCAAAGAACCACTCATTCCCAAGCGGGGATTACCTGTAACAATCATCACTGGGTTTTTGGGGAGTGGGAAAACGACACTCCTCAACCACATTTTAAGCAACAATCAGGACTTAAAAGTTGCCGTTCTTGTTAATGAATTTGGCGACATTAACATTGATAGTCACCTTCTCATTTCAATTGATGAAGATATGGTTGAACTGAGTAATGGTTGTATTTGTTGTACGATTAATGATGGGTTAGTGGAAGCAGTATATCGGGTATTAGAACGCAGCGATCGCGTTGATTATCTGATCATTGAAACCACTGGAGTTGCTGATCCCTTACCGATTATTCTGACATTTTTAGGAACAGAATTGCGCGACTTAACTCGTCTTGATTCTGTTATCACTCTAGTGGATGCAGATGCTTTTACCCCAGAACATTTTGATAGTGAAGCAGCATTTAAGCAAATCACTTATGCTGATATTACAATTTTGAATAAAACCGATTTAGCGTCGTCTGAGCACATTCAAACCCTAGAAAGTTATATCTGTAGCGTCAAAGAAGGCGCAAGAATTCTTCATAGCCAAAATGCTGAAGTTCCTCTGCCATTTATTTTAGATGTTGGTTATAACGATCCAAACAATTATGGACATTTAGTTGAAGAAGAGATCGAAGAAACTGAACATGAACATCATCAGAAGCATCAGCACGAACATCATCATCACCATTCTTCCCACTTAGATAATGATGGGTTTGTCTCTATTTCTTTTACCAGCGATCGCCCTTTTTATGTGGAAAAACTAGAAGAATTTTTACAAGAGAACTTATCTAAAGATGTCTTTCGGGCGAAAGGGATTCTGTGGTTTCACGAAAGCGACCTCTGTCATATTTTTCAGTTAAGTGGCCCTCGCTTTGACATACAAGGTGAACCATGGCGCACTACACCGAAAAATGAGCTTATTTTCATTGGGCGTAATCTGAATGCTGATGAAATTCGACAACACTTAAGTGAATGTTTGGTTTCATCATTGGTTTTACAGTAA